The Oreochromis aureus strain Israel breed Guangdong linkage group 7, ZZ_aureus, whole genome shotgun sequence region gtatatatatttttttgtaaaaagttGGCTTGGACTACATGGTCAGTATAGTCCATggtcaaaattaaaaaaaggagtAACATATACCAAAATCAGAACTTCCCAAACCACttgggaagaaaaagaaaaaaaaggctagGTACAGTTGCCACATTTTGAACAAAGAGCATTCATAATCAGCAAGAGGGAGAACCATGAGCCATATCCagcgttttttttgtttgttttttttctcctttatgcAAAACGGATTACACCAAAGCTGCTTCAGATTGCTCCATGGGTGAAACCATCTGTGTCACTTCAACCATCTGCATATTCAGTTCTTACTTCCAGCCATTACTGTGATGTAATATGCAATGTCATCCATCATAGATAACTTGGCCTTTATCCTCACATGTTTTCAAAGCCCAGCTGTACAACAGTGTGTACTTAAAAAGGTaacttttgattttatttgcagAACCAAGTGGGAGCATAATATGCTGCAGTTTTTCCCCCTGACAAATAAATGCACATTTCTAGGAAAAAACGAACATGTAAATGATTCTGGAGGGTAATTTTTCCATGGCTTTGCTGGGGGAGGCAGTATTGTCATGAATAAAGCATTAatttcattaaattaaaaaaaaaaatcaagaaagcAATGACAGAAATGTTCTTACTGCTTCAGGAGCACATCATATCCAAAGCGTGAGCACCGCAAGTTTTATTCCATCTAATCATGTTGAGCACAAACTAATACTATTACATAAGTTTTTTTTGAAATGCTATTTAAAAGCTTAGGAGTAAGTACTTAAGTGCCAGAGCCAACCATTCTTTTGGATGGCAAAACTGCTGTGGATAGGTGCATCTATTGTGAGAACAGAGCATGGTTTCAAACACTCATTTCCTTTTTGTATCAGGCCCTTAATCTATCTGTGTGCACTGTCTGGGTAACATCTGAAAATGGACTGAGTGGCACTGGTGCTAGATACTCACTTCAAACCattatgtaaaaatgtttaatacTCACATTAAACAACAGGTTTAACatgattttatgctttttttgcaTTAATTATTGATGTGAATATTGTCGGTgtaaaaatgcaatttttctTATGTACCTTTTGGCTGTTTTTTAGCACTGATTTTTTAGATCGGTAAAAATATGGACTGATTGCCGAAAATTTGCACCAAATTACTACTGTAATCATCATTGCGTTAATAGGGTTGTAATCTGATTTTACAGACTGTTAATTGTTTTTTCTTGGTTATGAATTGGGTGCTGTGAAATTCAGATAACATTTTACAGATGTTAGtaacagttttgtcttttgaagaatttgctgtgtttttttcatAATATGACACAATAAATTTCCTGAATCACAGAAAAAccatggaaaacaaaaaaaggaggcACAGGAGTATTCACAATGATATACAGTGATGAAGATGTACTTGAATTGGTCAGTGTTTAAGGTGCTCAACAACCCATACAAATCTCATTCATAAGAGAACATCTAACTTCAGAATAAAGCaaacactaaataaaaaaatacacacaaaaaacagagaCGGCCAAAATATGATCTGCCCCTCACATTCtagcttttaaaatgttttatttttatttttgtgatatATTTATCTCATTAGAAATCCATAGGAATAAGAACTGCCTATGACAAATCTGATTTTCAATTAATGCCCCCACAGGCCTTGTGGAAACCACAGATGCCATGTAACACTGGGTGTGGTTTCATTCCTTCTCACTTTTGAAAGTCAGGAACTGCCCTCTTGTCCATCAGTCAGGAAAAAGAACGTTTTACTCTATGTTAACAGACCAGGATCCACAGGTTTGTAAGAGGGGAAAGGAAATGTCTTCTTTACCGTTTGTCTTATTTTAAAGTTCAAAATTAATAAATTCCACAGCTCTGTTAGATCATTTTCATGTTAAATTTGCGAGGAgcatccactgtggtgctgctcATGCCAGCGTCTGATTTCCGTGGCACATACTCAATCTCAATGTTGTGTTTAGTGTTGCCTTTACCTCTGCTCCAGAGGAACAGCAGTACCAGGCAAAAGAGGACGACACCAAGAAACGAGATGAACCCCATTGTAGTTGCAATAATCAATGTCTTTATGTCGAATGGGAAAGGGGCATTGGCTCTTGTATCATTAGCTCCAGTTTCTGTCGGCTGGTTGGATATGAAAGCAAAAGTTTTGTTGGGCTGGTGTGGCCAGTCAGGCGAATAGCTATGAATATGAAGGTGTGCAAGAGAGGTGTCATTTCCACCTGCGTTGGTAGCTATACACACATATGTACCGTTATCTTGAATCTGGGCATAGCGCACTTCAAGAGTACCATCTGGCAACACAGACAGCCTTCCAATCGTCTTGGTGGTGATAAACTTTTTCTGTGGAGATTGCCACATTATCACTGGAGCGGGATCCCCATCTGCTTGGCAAGCAAAATGAACAATGGCTCCCTCGTCAACAAATTTTTGCTGAGGTTTGCGATCCCTAATCCTAGACTTGCGACACGTGAAGTAGTTTGGCTGCAGAACATCTGGGAAGTCTTTGAACTCTTTGCCTTGGACGAACTCAGGGGAGGCACAGGTGGGCTGCTGCCTGTTGAAGTTCAGTCTCCAGCGCCGGCGGAAAACCCACAATAGTCGACAGTCACAGGCCAAGGGATTATCATACAATGCCAGGGTTTCCAGGTTGCCAACTGAATGGAAAGCAGACTCCTCTAAAGTACTAAGCGAGTTCCCAGACACATTTAGTATTTTCAGGTAGTTTAGACCTCGGAAAGAGTAGGGCTCAATCATTGCCAGTCTGCCTCCCACAAGGTGAAATTCCTGCAGACGCAGCAGATCATGGAGCTTATTTCCTTCAATGGTATGGATAGGGTTGTATGAAAGATTGAGAAAGCGCAAATAAACCAAGTGCCGCAAGGCTACATAAGGAATTGTGGTCAGGTTGGCATTTGCAATCGTCAGGGAGGTGAGGTTTAATCCATACAAGCAATTTGGGGTCATCGTATCCAAATATGGCCAATTTGCTATTTCCAATATTTTTAACCGATAGAGCCGTTTAAAAGAATAATCCCGTATGACATTGATATTGAGGTGACGCAGCCTGAGAGTGATTAAACTGTGGAGGTGGGTAAAAGCCTCTGTTGGCACAGAAGACAAGTTGCACTTCTCAAGACTCAGGTGCTCAAGACTACTTAGGCCATGAAAAGCTCGATGGGAGATGAAAACCAGATCATTATCACCCACTTCTAAAGAGCGGAGGTTATACAAATCCTGGAACATGTAGTCCAACAGGATGACAATCTTGTTCTCACTTATGTCCAGCTGTGTAAGATTGCTCAGACCTGTGAACACACCGAGCTGGATGAGCTTTAGCTTGTTGCTACGTAGCCCCAATATTCGCAAGCCATAAAGGTTGTTGAATGCTCCAGGCTCAATAGTGGAGATTGTGTTTTCACTCAGTTCCAGGTGTTCAAGGTTGGGAAAGTTGGCAAACTCATCTGGGTTAATGGTTCTGATGCGGTTCTTGCTGAGGTCCAGCAGTCTTGTTTCTGCAGGAATGCCTTCAGGAACTGTCATGAGTTTCTTGCGGTGGCACATCACAGATCGCTCTTGAACATTGCACTCACACCGGGATGGACAGCCTGTTGTGGATCCAGACAGGACGGTGCTcagcatcagaatcagaataggCTGCCAGAAAGCCACCAGGTAGCTGTGCCCAGTCGCTTCCCTGCCCACCATCTTATCGGTTACCTAGAGAGACGCAGAGACATAGCAAGATGTTCATGATGATCTGTTCAGTTAATAGACAAATACAGTGCAaattgtgaaaaactgaaacatatGAGCTAAAACAATAGTTTTAACAGTCTTGAGCAATGAGCTGATTTGTCATCATGCAGTTTAATGATAAAATTCTACTATTTTACATTATATGTGGGAGATGTACAGAACAGGAGTCTGAATTAATAGCTCTCAGAACTTGTATTTAAAACACTTCTCTTCGGTTATTATGTGCATTTTCTGGCAGCTGGCAAGTTCAACAACTGCATGTGCTAAAAGGACAACATTCTGATGCAACACAAATGCTAACAGAACAGAGAAGAGTAGAGAGAGTGTGTCCTGCTGCAATATTCATGAACAGACTAAAGATGAATAGAGGTTACAAGGAATAAGGTATGTGCATGCAATTTTAAATTCTGCATCTTTAACTTGCCAATGCAGAGTTTCAAAAGGTATTTTAAATCCAAGCAGCTCCTGTAAATACAGAGTCGTCCATGAGACCTTGTTATACGAATAAAAATACTGATCCAAGGAAGAAAATCAAAGGCAAAACCATTCTAGTAATCTGCATACAACTTTCACTACTGTATACTCTCTCGGTGTACGCTGTGGAATGCTGAACATATCTACACTAAACCTTACAAATAATCAATCAGTCAATGCTGTCTCCATGACATAAAGCAAAGGGACGTGTCTAGTGGAATTAACAACATATTTCTGTAATCCAAGTCATGCTGTGTTGTAACAACTTATTCTGAGCACATCCGTGGTTTAGTGTGGtattttaaagtctttttcttcctcttacttaaaatgtaaatttgctGTGTGTGCTAAAACAGTAG contains the following coding sequences:
- the lingo1a gene encoding leucine-rich repeat and immunoglobulin-like domain-containing nogo receptor-interacting protein 1, yielding MVGREATGHSYLVAFWQPILILMLSTVLSGSTTGCPSRCECNVQERSVMCHRKKLMTVPEGIPAETRLLDLSKNRIRTINPDEFANFPNLEHLELSENTISTIEPGAFNNLYGLRILGLRSNKLKLIQLGVFTGLSNLTQLDISENKIVILLDYMFQDLYNLRSLEVGDNDLVFISHRAFHGLSSLEHLSLEKCNLSSVPTEAFTHLHSLITLRLRHLNINVIRDYSFKRLYRLKILEIANWPYLDTMTPNCLYGLNLTSLTIANANLTTIPYVALRHLVYLRFLNLSYNPIHTIEGNKLHDLLRLQEFHLVGGRLAMIEPYSFRGLNYLKILNVSGNSLSTLEESAFHSVGNLETLALYDNPLACDCRLLWVFRRRWRLNFNRQQPTCASPEFVQGKEFKDFPDVLQPNYFTCRKSRIRDRKPQQKFVDEGAIVHFACQADGDPAPVIMWQSPQKKFITTKTIGRLSVLPDGTLEVRYAQIQDNGTYVCIATNAGGNDTSLAHLHIHSYSPDWPHQPNKTFAFISNQPTETGANDTRANAPFPFDIKTLIIATTMGFISFLGVVLFCLVLLFLWSRGKGNTKHNIEIEYVPRKSDAGMSSTTVDAPRKFNMKMI